In Grus americana isolate bGruAme1 unplaced genomic scaffold, bGruAme1.mat scaffold_563, whole genome shotgun sequence, the genomic stretch aagtgatgcttcttggctccgcccctcaggcaaactccgcccttACGCAACAACTCgcccttacgcaaactccggccccttacgcaaactccgccccttacgaAAACTCCGCCgtcacgcaaaccccgcccgTCACGCAAACCCCCGCCCGTCACGCAAACCCCCGCCCatcacgcaaaccccgcccctcacgcaaaccccgcccctcacgcaaacccgccctcacgcaaaccccgcccctcacgcaaaccccgccctcACgctcaaactccgcccccgacgcacgccaagccccgcccctcacgcatcgcacagcgcatgctcgctcggtgctgccgcctagtgacccaaatttcggtactgcagcggcagcgccgcgcatgcgcagtgcagcgccacgccccctccccggaaccggctgccggcagccggtgtgcaggggctgctgtgagccgagggaggagcggaggcgtcgccgggctgcggctgcacggagggagaaggtgagcggggcagcgggacggaccggcgggtcccggggaaagccccgaggagggcggcggcagcggtgccgcctccgaggagaggcgggggggggggggggggggggtccgtgtcacagagggggggggggctgcccggagccgtgcggcggggggggggggtgcgcgccgtgtcggaaccgggcggggagaccgtccggagccgcgcggcgggggctgcccggagccggcgggcgtccgcgcctttcggaggtggctgggggggggggggggggggcggggggggggcgccagcccggagccgcgctgcggagctcggggctgccgtcgcggctcggcggggctttcgggtgagtcggctttggggtgagggcacgggacggtgtccccgcagggtcaggaagcgtggaaggctgcctcccgcggcacgccggcagttgcagtcttggggcacgcggctgctggtcggccatattggctccccggagcacgccggaagtgtagtcttacggcactctaatggctgccacgcggcgcttgccagtgcgtgccgggaggcgtcgttttcgcggacgtggctgccggacagcccgacttgctctcgcaggagcgcgaggttggggtttttttgccggtttcgagtggttttctgcaggcttccagccgctcccgagcagcggtgcggccgtgctacgagagcgcgcgcgcggcgaggcgttgcccggtgtcccgagacgagcgctaccggtcggactctccggaagcctgtccggcagccccaggccgcccccgagccctggcgtgaaggcggcaagctggccctcgcctgtgccgctttcttcctgaacgggggtgctggcggcggcggcggcagcggcagcagcgcggggaaagagcggcgtctccggaagcccctgcagaaggaggagggtctccggccagggccgacctccggtagtaacggccactgctttttctttccctctcccaggccgcgctgaggacgtggttgcccgtccctcccttggggatgccgtcgactgcacccgcctcgcctgtgcctggcctggctcgcctcgtggcgtgggggcgaaaagggacaggcggcggagcgcttaccggccgtggacagcagctgccctaagggaagctggaatggccagagaaaggtgaagaagaagaagaagaagaagagatggaaggctctccggccggcagctgcctcccgctgcaggcaagagagcgcctgcctcgccgggtgaggaaagatccctcgttgcgctccgcggcaggtcaggctgccgacgggcaccgcagggtcgccacgcgtaatccaaagcacggtgcggccgcgtaccgagggaggcagggaggcaggctactcatctaggcagactcgtctcctcggagctgtaagacacccgtgtattctcttaggcggaggacagccgagcgaccggagtgacagcaaaggaaaggcggagagcgggagaaagaagcgtctgcgctggcaagctctcccggcagcgccgagagccagagctgcggtgagtcctgggcccgcggggccccatcgcctctcctctgcgtcgcgggccctcctctgcccccctcgctttcccaccccgctgtggggttttttggtttgctttctgctccccgctatgttctttttccatctcgctctgacgggctgcctgtccccaccttttttaggtcctcgctctctctgccccgtagcccgtggctattgtttccttctctctctccctgtctctctgtccggcccccagccactgtttctgcattcctccccctcggtcctgtagcccgtcggtatttctgccatctctggctctctctgtgcggctcctcgttcctgttgttcgaggtcttccttctcggctccgtagcgagtcgtcgtgagtctctctctttctccgtccctcttgagcctcttccctgcccctcgttttgaaggcccgcctctctgtcccggcacccgtcgctatggttccttttttcggtctggctccgtctcgctccccgtccctgtttttctaaagtctcccctctctgcctcctagcccgtcggtacctttttctttccccgtcgcggttcgtctggctccctgtccctctttcttccttccttccttcctccctgtctgccccgcagcccgtcccttcgttcctttctccttccctctctgtccctctcccggtccccggcattaaactctgcttctctgcccggtagctcgccaccgtcttacctttccccgtctctctctctgtccagctccctctctcgaatcttcaattcctccctgtcgctgcagaagcctgtcgggactttttcccctgcccggcttgcctctccctgtctcgcgattcctccctctctgccctcttagccgcgaccgtttttatattctccgtctctccctcggtccgcctcgagatcccgattgttttttaaagcgaccgaatcgtcgaggttggcagagacctttacgattatcgggtggaaccgcgaacctggcgctggcaagtccccctctgccccgcagcccgtcccttcccttccgacggcctctttctccacctccctctgtccggctcccggcccctcttttccacttccgccctctgtaccctgtggctttccccctcttctttctctctctgtctctgtttgaggaggagcagctgccgccccagcgttcgcaccccgttcacggtgtcgcgcgcccgcttcttctcgggcgcgcttcctcctcctcctcctccttcgggctcgacccgaggcttccggcagcagtctccgggtgtcggattttgtaaaataattaacgtaactgaaaggtgcagcagcgggatcggcccgggcggggcgcctccaaagagagggaccccgaacaaagaaatcccggggccgttccacgcttgggtcccggacacccgcccctcgcgcgctgtccgcgcgtcccttagtcccgcggtgacttttggtctggggtcttctaccgtcgtctcggattcttcttctgtatagctgtgggcggtgcgttattccacaggtgctgctgcgccgatgctccgtacgttcgcagtaacgggtagagcggaaggctccgtggccagggaagagcggcacggacgcgttcctgctcgctccgttgcaccggaatttcgacggctgggttcggccgctaaattgatggcgctaccggaagaaatttcagaaaagtgagtactgtgcttgtctttaatcttttaaagtaatttttctacgggcgcccggtccgtggcttagatatttggtttgcggcgaaacagacccggaacgtggctccaagtagcgttccgattcgctgaaattccccgtagtcagagagcaagaatggtgaatgttgcttggcggtttgaaatctcaggctttctctgaaagctgacctgccagaatgagccgaaagcaggccgaacgccaatagggatgccgcagaaaaggtcctcttcttgacaggagaagagcttggcgaaacgtcagcgccgtttcccgtagggcctccgacgtaccggttcggcaagcgtgggctttgtgcgattccctcggggacgatggcgaacaaaccttgtacggcagagagcatcttagcttactttccatctcctgctcggttacttgcagaatatttaatttggcgtcgcacggacccagagggacgggtccccaactcatgctggtagggcaaccccagtaccagccggtaaaatcggaaaagagtacgacgttttgaaacgtttgccttgcgaggagaagggccgtctctcgttaggcaactgaattctgcgaccgatttccacgcctcacgcgcgtgcgtgcgcgcacacgcgcccccccccccccccccccaacaggcaggctttgaaggaggcagtccctaaggcaacgcgatctaaaacgtggaagtttttttttctatttttaatagtttcttacggataggaggctcgtgtgagcgtttagcctgtcctgtccttaattctgaacccactggctggtgcagaaggacggtcgtgtgacaaaaacagcatgaaatttgtccctgtgccggctgcgtcccgtggtaaaggagtacatctgttattcctgcgtgaaagatgtttgatgagcgtaccgcatcgtcagagctgctcttggtctgcctgcaagccgtgggttatgatttagaaatacgttcgcctaccgttccttaactgtgtggttttggtttttattttttcaaagaaagggtggctttttcgtcgatctctttgtgagagtatcaaatcaggcggcggtaaatacgtagaagcaactaggcgtactacggcgtgtaccggacagcgttggcgtgccgctctgctagcagcggagagccagatgaggatgcccgtggtaagtactcgttctgcctccggctgaacggaaagattctcatgttgagggttcctgggcttgtctgtgtgattagcattacttttttttttttttttttttttttaatatgaaacagggtcagataattgttgatgagtgggactttgcgtactcctttaggtagtttttcgtactgaaccttagatcggttacaaaacttaatctttgtgcagtttacacgttttgtagcaactacaaagacatttatcctgtaggtaagctgaaaataaaaatgcggtttctcacctgatttttctttcggaggaacgctcgcccccagcggctggttttttttgctagtgttgtcggggggaaggaacggcggcgcttgcctggtttcttcccctagccagggacctgaaactttgttttcctcagctgtttcactagaaatttacaagtgtcggtggtcaacagtggcagagaattgggtggcgttttcaatttcaaagggaaggaacgtgttgatgttaattctgttaccaaaagcgaagtaccagctgcttcctctttctagatcttctctcctttcgccgtcctccccgaggggtaacgtggccacgccgtataccttttctgctctggtaccgttcgtttgatacgcaggagcgctgtgaaataaatagaagggctacggacagacatctgccatcgttgcggctgccttaaatcgtgtatttgtccctttagcccgtcatttcctttccgctcagttgagttacgtgcagcgttaggttccagtcgagagcggtgccgccgaacaacgctctcggagcgtgcgcggaggagggcgaccgagatggcgagaggtctccgaggcgagacttagggggagcggctgaggtcacttggtttgttcagcttggagaagggaaggccgaggggtgacctcatcgcagtctacaccttcctcgagggggacggcggagggggaggcgctgacctccgctctctccggtgaccggcactaggacccgaggaaacgggacgaagctgcgtcagggcaagttcagaccggacgttgggaaaaggcttttcactgagagggcggtcggtcagtcacggaacaggctccccagggaagcggtcgcagccaccgagcctgtcaggagttcaaggagcgtctgaacgatgctcttagtcgcacggtttagttttaggtagtcccgcgtggagcgggggcttggtctcggtgatccgtatgggtcccttccaacttgagatactctatgattctgtgaaatcttctgggttagaaacgaccttattgtaatagagaattcgctgaacgtggctttgtgcaaggactgtcgtcttagaatatctttttttttttttccccccccccccccagatatgagaaaagctctgtccagagatatggagacgaaatcagttgtacctcaccctgtgacaccggaagacattgagtaactgtaagctgtgatgctcagtgaaattactaagagcgttaagtttcccgtgcctttgctttcactctcccattctcttgtcttgcggcacgtcgcattttttgaggccgtggaagcgacaccgggagcgatgggttgtcagaaccaggtcctcctgcctgtcgctggttttgcttaccttcgccgtctctgtgtaccagcctgcgtctctctctctgttcctcaatccctgtcctctcttctctgttctgctttgtttcgctgcgtatgtcccgttccctgtcccacctttatccttccttccttcttcctcgcctttttctttgtccttttgtcctgctccccgaccctgtttctcgctccatctgaccgtccttttcctggcacctttgtgtctctgctccttgcccccgtctttctctcccctctgcccagtcctcgtctccctcttttgtctctctgtccctctgtcctccttctgcctctgcccctctgtcctgctccctgcccctcttgttctcactctgccccagcgtcccgctccccggtcctctttccctctgttgctctctccttttatctctccttctccctgctccccagcccggttctctcacgctcccgcttcctttttttattctctgttgctctgtcctgctccccgtgccgctgtccctcgccgtacctctcggtccggctccctgcccttattctcttttcctccctcgccgtggcgctgcccgcccagggtcgtttctgcctctctgtcccgctccccgtcctggtttgtcggtcgccgtcccgctgcctctcttcctgccgcttcttcctccctctctgtcaggctccctgtccccgtccttcactcgccgtccctttccttgcctcgtgctttctcgctcgccgccgccgccccccccatccagctggctgccccttttctcctctcttctagcgtcctgcagctggctcctcggttttggcggcagcctgcacatagcagcccagctctccagcagcctgacggaccgaccgtgtgtctgttccacgccggactggcgagcgtggctctgggtaggacagccgaggtgccccagggccgggccccgagccccggtgcggagtctctcccggaaccggctctgtgtgtgactgaataaacgcttgcggtctcttttgccgtgccggctgcgttggcgcttcctttgcggggggggggggcgaggggccgtgatggagggcaggggaggaggtgtgtgtgggggtattaacgtattcaacaaggtcacattgctcgcatcctcgggatccaaaagtgatgcttcttggctccgcccctgacccatgcaaactccgccccccacgcaaactccgcccctcacgcaaactccgcccctcacgcaaactcacgcccccacgcaaactccgcccctcacgcaaactccgccctcacGCCAaacaaactccgcccccacaccaaactccgcccccgaaCGCCCAAGCCgcccacgcaaactccgcccccgacgcaaactccgcccgcgacgcacgccaagccccgcccctcacgcaaaccccgcccccggcgcaaaccccgcccctcacgcaaactccgcccctcacgcaaactccgcccctcacgcaaactccgccccctcacgcaaactcaacgcaaactccgcccgcgacgcacgccaagccccgcccctcacgcatcgcacccagcgcatgctcgctcggtgctgccgcctagcgaccaaatttcggtactgcagcggcagcgccgcgcatgcgcagtgcagcgccacgccccctccccggaaccggctgccggcagccggtgtgcaggggctgctgtgagccgagggaggagcggaggcgtcgccgggctgcggctgcacggagggagaaggtgtgcggggcagcgggacggaccggcgggtcccggggaaagccccgaggagggcggcggcagcggtgccgcctccgaggagaggcgggggggggcggggcggcggggtccgtgtcacagaggggaggggggctgcccggagccgtgcggcgggtggggggggtgcgcgccgtgtcggaaccgggcggggagaccgtccggagccgcgcggcgggggctgcccggagccggcgggcgtccgcgcctttcggaggtggctgaggggaggcgggggcgggggggggcgccagcccggagccgcgctgcggagctcggggctgccgtcgcggctcggcggggctttcgggtgagtcggctttggggtgagggcacgggacggtgtccccgcagggtcaggaagcgtggaaggctgcctcccgcggcacgccggcagttgcagtcttggggcacgcggctgctggtcggccatattggctccccggagcacgccgggaagtgtagtcttacggcactctaatggctgccacgcggcgcttgccagtgcgtgccgggaggcgtcgttttcgcggacgtggctgccggacagcccgacttgctctcgcaggagcgcgaggttggggtttttttgccggtttcgagtggttttctgcaggcttccagccgctcccgagcagcggtgcggccgtgctacgagagcgcgcgcgcgcgtgaggcgttgcccggtgtcccgagacgagcgctaccggtcggactctccggaagcctgtccggcagccccaggccgcccccgagccctggcgtgaaggcggcaagctggccctcgcctgtgccgctttcttcctgaacgggggtgctggcggcggcggcagcggcagcagcgcggggaaagagcggcgtctccggaagcccctgcagaaggaggagggtctccggccagggccgacctccggtagtaacggccactgctttttctttccctctcccaggccgcgctgaggacgtggttgcccgtccctcccttggggatgccgtcgactgcacccgcctcgcctgtgcctggcctggctcgcctcgtggcgtgggggcgaaaagggacaggcggcggagcgcttaccggccgtggacaggagctgccctaagggaagctggaatggccagagaaaggtgaagaagaagaagaagaagagatggaaggctctccggccggcagctgcctcccgctgcaggcaagagagcgcctgcctcgccgggtgaggaaagatccctcgttgcgctccgcggcaggtcaggctgccgacgggcaccgcagggtcgccacgcgtaatccaaagcacggtgcggccgcgtaccgagggaggcagggagggaggcaggcaggctactcatctaggcagactcgtctcctcggagctgtaagacacccgtgtattctcttaggcggaggacagccgagcgaccggagtgacagcaaaggaaaggcggagagcgggagaaagaagcgtctgcgctggcaagctctcccggcagcgccgagagccagagctgcggtgagtcctgggcccgcggggccccatcgcctctcctctgcgtcgcgggccctcctctgcccccctcgctttcccaccccgctgtggggttttttggtttgctttctgctccccgctatgttctttttccatctcgctctgacgggctgcctgtccccaccttttttaggtcctcgctctctctgccccgtagcccgtggctattgtttccttctctctctccctgtctctctgtccggcccccagccactgtttctgcattcctccccctcggtcctgtagcctgtcggtatttctgccatctctggctctctctgtgcggctcctcgttcctgttgttcgaggtcttccttctcggctccgtagcgagtcgtcgtgagtctctctctttctccgtccctcttgagcctcttccctgcccctcgttttgaaggcccgcctctctgtcccggcacccgtcgctatggttccttttttcggtctggctccgtctcgctccccgtccctgtttttctaaagtctcccctctctgcctcctagcccgtcggtacctttttctttccccgtcgcggttcgtctggctccctgtccctctttcttcttcttccttccttcctccctgtctgccccgcagcccgtcccttcgttcctttctccttccctctctgtccctctcccggtccccggcattaaactctgcttctctgcccggtagctcgccaccgtcttacctttccccgtctctctctctgtccagctccctctctcgaatcttcaattcctccctgtcgctgcagaagcctgtcgggactttttcccctgcccggcttgcctctccctgtctcgcgattcctccctctctgccctcttagccgcgaccgtttttatattctccgtctctccctcggtccgcctcgagatcccgattgttttttaaagcgaccgaatcgtcgaggttggcagagacctttacgattatcgggtggaaccgcgaacctggcgctggcaagtccccctctgccccgcagcccgtcccttcccttccgacggcctctttctccacctccctctgtccggctcccggcccctcttttccacttccgccctctgtaccctgtggctttccccctcttctttctctctctgtctctgtttgaggaggagcagctgccgccccagcgttcgcaccccgttcacggtgtcgcgcgcacgcttcttctcgggcgcgcttcctcctcctcctcctccttcgggctcgacccgaggcttccggcagcagtctccgggtgtcggattttgtaaaataattaacgtaactgaaaggtgcagcagcgggatcggcccgggcggggcgcctccaaagagagggaccccgaacaaagaaatcccggggccgttccacgcttgggtcccggacacccgcccctcgcgcgctgtccgcgcgtcccttagtcccgcggtgacttttggtctggggtcttctaccgtcgtctcggattcttcttctgtatagctgtgggcggtgcgttattccacaggtgctgctgcgccgatgctccgtacgttcgcagtaacgggtagagcggaaggctccgtggccagggaagagcggcacggacacgttcctgctcgctccgttgcaccggaatttcgacggctgggttcggccgctaaattgatggcgctaccggaagaaatttcagaaaagtgagtactgtgcttgtctttaatcttttaaagtaatttttctacgggcgcccggtccgtggcttagatatttggtttgcggcgaaacagacccggaacgtggctccaagtagcgttccgattcgctgaaattccccgtagtcagagagcaagaatggtgaatgttgcttgacggtttgaaatctcaggctttctctgaaagctgatctgccagaatgagccgaaagcaggccgaacgccaatagggatgccgcagaaaaggtcctcttcttgacaggagaagagcttggcgaaacgtcagcgccgtttcccgtagggcctccgacgtaccggttcggcaagcgtgggctttgtgcgattccctcggggacgatggcgaa encodes the following:
- the LOC129200837 gene encoding uncharacterized protein LOC129200837, translating into MLSEITKSVKFPVPLLSLSHSLVLRHVAFFEAVEATPGAMGCQNQVLLPVAGFAYLRRLCVPACVSLSVPQSLSSLLCSALFRCVCPVPCPTFILPSFFLAFFFVLLSCSPTLFLAPSDRPFPGTFVSLLLAPVFLSPLPSPRLPLLSLCPSVLLLPLPLCPAPCPSCSHSAPASRSPVLFPSVALSFYLSFSLLPSPVLSRSRFLFLFSVALSCSPCRCPSPYLSVRLPALILFSSLAVALPAQGRFCLSVPLPVLVCRSPSRCLSSCRFFLPLCQAPCPRPSLAVPFLASCFLARRRRPPHPAGCPFSPLF